ATATCATTTCCTCTGTCTCCTTCAATTCTTGGAATCAGAAATGTAATAGCAAGCTCACTAGACGTTGATGCCATGGACTTGTTTTCAGACAGcttgaatgaatgttgattcaattcttcatggtcatatgatagaaagacttcatccatcagcttgttgctcttaccatccaagtatgccatgtttgcagcatataaccagttatagaactttccaaacacacacacattcatcatgttagcctgcaacggattcaaaccacctctgtcttttatcttaccaaacaagtgacctaccctaaggaaacctgctctataagtacctccttgaactatagatttggttttaggtttaactgcgtaaaaaaaagaacaaaaaaaacgaattttagaactgctatttagaacaacaaaggaatgcataacaaatataacaacattgttttatatgcataacctgtgatgcagcaagtctaaacaatgcataacatgttatgcattgatttattaaggtgcataactagtcatgcatttaatattggaactaaataatatgtcatgcatttatttgttaaggtgcataacttattatgcatttaaaaacacaaccctgcttaactccttttcaatattgaaaaatgcataaccggtcatgcattcatatattgggttgcataacatgttatgcattgatttactaaggtgcataactagtcatgcatttaatatttgaACTGAATagtatgtcatgcattgatttgttaaggtgcataactgatgcataacaggaacaagaagaaattcaacgcaccttgtttatagacaacacattgcttattagattcaaagcaaatcttaccatcttcggcatcatttgtattatcatcctcattatctgcatcacccaatacttcctttggtgcaactttctttgctttctttgccttgatttgcatctcctttagtgtttcgacactatcaatttcttcttgttcatcttcaacatcagaaggtaaaatcacattgaggagaaaattatgttaaaatcgaagaagaataaagtgataactcaaaaaaaattatgggtattcaggattaaaaaaaaataaattcaaaaaaaacaaaatcaaacactgaaagatgaagctaatgataaatctcaccgggttttttctgtttcttcgacttcatttttcctttttcatctgaagcatcaagaagaaaaattaaaatcgaaaatcaataaaatcaaatgtaccgaattcatgcaagaataagatcgattaaactagttttagtacctaatttcttctcttttgatttctgaagacgtgtttttgtcggtgtttcatccattttggttctactgaattctagggttaatgttttttagagtttgaaattgatttttagggtttgatcaacttcaataatcaatcatccgttacagtgtttatggaggaataggaatagaaaaacggatgaaggaaaaatgagaagaacggatgaagaaaaaatgagaagaagagaaaagaaatggttccgaccgtttttgggagttaataaaaccgctgaagggtaattgaggaactctgcacgtttttaatgattttaaataatgttgggcgcgactgtagggaaaagtaattctgggcctggcggtaagaaaaaaaagaattctgggcctgcgcctaagttccccaATATAAAACGGTTGCGGCTTTAATTTTCATGGGTGCGTTTTTTTCAGCCTTGAGGGATGGAGCAATGGTGGATGTAAATTAATCTGGACCGTCCTTTATGTGTCTAAATTGTGGATCTTCGTCCAACGTGAAAAACTGGAAAGGCATATTAGCTGCTCCATCTAGGccgtcctttatgtgtccaaactataGATGACCGTCGATGTAAGAAAACACcgttgtcccttataatatagattatACAAATATCTTTTTAAAATCGAATTCGCCCACCTTCATCAACctacaaaaaataataacatCTAAACATCTACGGTTACAACATGTAAAACTCTTATTTCTACCTTGAAATAAACTAATTGTCCTTAATCTACTTGCAAACAAAAAAGAACATTATGTTAAAAATAcgaaaaaattcattttcatttaacTCAATTTTTATTTAGGAAACAATTGAATAATAAAAATagatacacataattgagatctATCCAAATAACGAATCACCAAAACTTTTTACTTCGATCATaggcctaattttaattttattgaaaaaagaaaTGATGTTTTAAAACTTATAATTGACCTAACTAGGACATGTACACTCGCAAGTTTGCGTTCTTTGCAGCCTTGCAAATGGAACAACAATTTAGCTTGGAATCGCATTCCTTTCAAAGCTATATACACTGACATTGAAACCTTAATCTTTTCATAAACCTTCCTGACATTTTGGGAGGTTTCTTTTTTCCTTTGCAtcttttaaattaatttttttttatcttcttgatCCTGAAAGTCTTTCCCTCCATAACAACACGATTGAGCATCGTCATCTAAACCTTCCATATTACCGACCCATTAGTATCACCAAATCCTTTTGTATTATCATGATTTACCTCCGTATTCTCAACTCCTATTTGGTGTGTAAATATCGAATATGGAAAAAGTGCAGAGTGATGTTATATTTTCAACCAGAAATAGTTGCAAATGTCGATGAAGATTCAACATATTTGTCTGAATACAACACAAAACAGTATCAAAGACCACCAATCTTTGGGATCAACTAAACAAATAATTATTTTaggacaaaataaaataatttacctGACATTTtatcagaaattattattttGATCAATTACAAGTGTACCGAATTCATAATTATTTGGTTGATAAATATCTTAGATTTTCATAGCCACAAGTCCTCATGGGTTAAAATAAATCTTATCATAGTTTGTAGTATTTATATATTTAAATTATTATGACCAAAAATTATTCTGACTTATGCCGTGTCATTATGACACAGGTTATTTCTAGTTACACTAACACTAagtaatcattacactaacactGACTTAATTACAAAGAGATTTTTTTGGTATTAACAAAAAATTAAGATAAGAGTGACTCAATTTTACTTCAAATATCCATCCCAAAAAAATTAGTAGTCCCACACCAAAATGGGCTAGTGCCCTAAAAATCGTTCTTTTGCAAATATATACATAGCAGGGAGGAAAAAACAGAACTTCTGTTTGGGCCACCGTAGAAGCCCAAGGCTAATTCAACCCGCTAAACATCAAGAGTTGGAAAGTTCTAAAAATAAGAGAAAAGACAGGAAGATGAGCATAGTGTTCGCCTAAGTTCTTGATTGAAAAATTATCAAATGagaaatttgattttttgttgGAATTACTTTGTGtgtaaataaatatttttagttGAAAGGCGCATCACGCATGCGTGCTATGAGTTTTAACATATATTTTTCCATCTCACACAAAAAACCGACAAATTTGTTGTTTTTAACATCTATTTTTCCATCTCACTCGGAAAACCGATAAATTTATTGGATTGGTCATCGATGTTGAGTCCATATTGGGATTGAAATGAACATCtatgatttctttattttatttttttttgacaaagaaCAATATATATACATAGAATATTAAACAGAAGTTACGTCATTAGCTATTTTTACATATAGAGCAGCAGATGGAACTTGCCACCACTCTCCAGTAACTGCTCTTAACATCCTCGTGTTGGAATGATCTTTTGCTTTACTTTTTGATTCTTTAACAAACAGAGTGGTACGCAAAGCTATTAAAAGGTCACGTGGGACCATTTCTCACCGTACTACAGAAGAAGTCTTTCTTTAAACTTCTCAaccaatcaagattcaagataacGGAAACTAGTTGTTCCAACTTCCAATAGTGACAGTCTATCAGATTTCAATTTCAAGGAGAGTGAGAAAGAAAATACATGGAAGATATGATGATAATTATCAAGAAAACGGGTCAGCAAAAAGCAGCCAACAGTGTTGAGCAAAGATAGAGGTGCTCAATTTTATAATctattctatctattctattctatattaTATAAAACCAACTACCCTTCTGTAGCAAAATGAAGCTGCAAAAATTTTGGACAATTTTACCCCTGATTGTATAACAttaaaacaaaagagaaaatattatttgAGGACTAAATGGTAATCTAGATATCTGAAAATTATTATATTCCCATTTTACCCTAGCTTTCATATATACATTAAAAGAGATCAAAAATTATTGCAGGGGCACCACGGTAACTTGAACGCAATTAAATATTCGGATCCCATCTTCCTTTCTCCAATCCATTGACCCGTATTTGATCTGAAATTTCATCACATTCATAGATTTTTAATTAGAAGAAGAGATTAAAAGGATGCACCGATTGCTTCTTCTCATAGATCAAAAtcttgaaaaacaaaatcaacaaagTAGCAGTCCTTGAAAAATGATCAAAATAGCCATACAAGCAAAACCCATATCTAAGCTTCTTCTTCTATGTAAGAGTGAAGTTTCAGTTCTAGATCTAATGGTGGACGGTAGATCAAAGGTGCATCGTGCATAACTTGCGACAAAAAGAATGAAAGTGGTGGTGGCATAGTATGAATCTGAGAGAGGTGGTTGTTGGAATGGTGGTGCATGTGCAGCAGCAATAAAACTGGGAGGGAGAAAAAGCTAAACAgagttttagattttctttttgggaGAAAACCAAGTAACTTATAGAAGTGCCTTATCACACACACTTGAACATATGAACGAGGAGGGAGTACGCCCCAAAACTTACCACCTCACATGTTTGCAGAGATACGTGTCTTATTTACACCTTGGACTGTTGATGCCCAGAAATTAACTCCACACAGTTTATTTACTTTTGCACGCGAAGAGCGCGTGCCTGCCACCTAGTCATTAGAAAAACAAGTCACCAAAACAGTGACAAACATGAGAAGGTTACAGCCTTACAggacaaggaaacacaaaaaatgaTAGACCCACTAAGTAAATGGTACCAATTACACCTTCCCATTTATACAGAAGTTGGTCCAAGGAGATCCATTAATATACAACAAAAAAAGGGTTCTCTTTACTTGTTTATGTTAAGTAAAGTTTGTGCACTCACTGCACTGACTCCTGCACAACCAATTTATGTAACAATGCATTACAGATCTCCTTTTTAAGTTCTGGATCTATTTTCCTTTGTTCTGTAGCATGGTTTATTGTCGATATGACTGAACACATGCTTTTGGCCAATTAATCACGTCATCAATCATAATATCTCCAAGCTTCCCATCTTCGTCAAATAATTCTGATTCTTCGTCGAATATTTCTTCGACCTTCACACTGTAGACATGTTCCATTGGTGGATCAACAGAGTTGTAACTACCTAAGGCAATGGTTCTTCCTTTGAAATTTTTAACGAAACATAAACTAGCAGGCTTAGTACATGCTTTTGGCCAATTAATCACCCCACCAATCACAATATCTCCAAGCTTACCGTCTTTATCAAATAATTCAGCATCTCTATCATATATTTCTTCGACAATTATACTATAGACATGTTCCATTTCCGGATCAACAGTGTTGAAACGGCCTAAAACAATGGTTCttcctttgaagttcttcatgaAACACGAACTAGCAGGCACGTAGGACTCATCAGGTGCCTGCATCCATAAGAACCAACAGTGTAAATTCAGTAAGACTCATCGCTGGATCAGCAGGTGGAATTAGATCACGAGTTTTGGTGTCTACGAAACATGAGTTCTGATTTCCATTACAGGTATACGGAAAGTTCGCCAATAACTCCAGCAAACAATTCCACAACAGCAATCTTGAATTTTTTGTAAAATGCAAATTACTCTACATTCCAGATCGATTATGAACTGTTCATCAGCACCACTTCTACATATAAAAAGCAGCTCAACATTTAAATCTAATCAAAGCATATGAAGTTACTAACATAAGGGCAACCAAGGATAGCAAGAGTTGTTTCTAGTGCAGAATTAATTATTAAATCAGCTATGTTCATTCAATTTAAGAAATTCACATAAAATTTTTACCTGAGGtgcagattgatttgatgatgTAGATACACCATCTTGCATACGTGTCCCATGCTGTGTTTTGAGTAAATGGATTTCAGACTGCATACTCTTGTTTTCTTGCAATACTTTGCGAAGAGTCTCTGTAATTGGCGCTGAAGCACGCAAAGTAGTCCTTGACAGACCTCCTCCCATGCCTCTTACATGACCATGTCCATC
Above is a genomic segment from Papaver somniferum cultivar HN1 chromosome 10, ASM357369v1, whole genome shotgun sequence containing:
- the LOC113319261 gene encoding uncharacterized protein LOC113319261, producing the protein MKEDIWKNLVAEYVIPQVYKPNILSRARISWKNWKSQLRVEMDKHETVAEKKINMPIRLITNREDWERFVDFCNTEEDRKRRAIGKKSREALQFLHSTGRTGLFRKIYNMEKESPTGEVDRGVVFVETHVTKTLNNPESSSISDVRLRKIKELVDANPNGQKDIDNDAVALICGRDGHGHVRGMGGGLSRTTLRASAPITETLRKVLQENKSMQSEIHLLKTQHGTRMQDGVSTSSNQSAPQAPDESYVPASSCFMKNFKGRTIVLGRFNTVDPEMEHVYSIIVEEIYDRDAELFDKDGKLGDIVIGGVINWPKACTKPASLCFVKNFKGRTIALGSYNSVDPPMEHVYSVKVEEIFDEESELFDEDGKLGDIMIDDVINWPKACVQSYRQ